The window ATAGAGGTGCGCGTCGCCGAGGGTATGGATCAGCTCCCCAGGCCGGAGTCCCGTGGTCTTCGCCAGCATGCAAGTGAGCAGCGCGTAGGAAGCGATGTTGAAGGGGACGCCGAGGAAGGCGTCCGCCGAGCGCTGGTACAGCTGGCAGGAGAGCCGGCCGTCGCCGTGGACGTAGAACTGGAAGAGCACATGGCAGGGCGGCAGCGCCATGCGGTCGAGCTCGCCGACGTTC of the Kiritimatiellia bacterium genome contains:
- the thyA gene encoding thymidylate synthase, with the protein product NVGELDRMALPPCHVLFQFYVHGDGRLSCQLYQRSADAFLGVPFNIASYALLTCMLAKTTGLRPGELIHTLGDAHLYLNHLDQARLLLTREPFPPPTLKLSERPRSVLEFRYEDIRIENYRHHPPIPAPVAV